In the Chloroflexota bacterium genome, CGCCGACATCCGCGTGCGCGGCGGCCAGCCATACCTGCTGGAGATTAACCCGGCGTGCGACCTCTCCGAGGGGATGGGCTTCTCGAAGCAGGCGCGCATCGCCGGCTACGCGTACCCCGACGCGATTGAGCGCATCGTCATGTTCGCGCTTGAACGCATGGAACGCGCCGCATGATCCAGGTACGCCCCACGACGCGCGCCGACGCCGAGGCGATCAATCGTATCGCCGCCAGTGTGACGGTCTTCAGTGCGGAGGAAGTGCGCGCGGTCGGCGAGTTGCTGGACCTGTTCTTCACCGACCACGCGCAGGATGAGTTCCTGTTTATCAGCGCCGAGGACGACGGGCGTGTGGTCGGCTTCGCGTGCTACGGGCGCATCGCGCTCACGGCGCGCAACTACGAATTGAACTGGATCGCGACCGACCCGCAGGCCGGACGGCGCGGCGTCGCGGCCGCGCTGATCGGCGAGGTGGAGCGCATCGCGCGGGAAGCCGGCGCGCGCTATGTCAACCTCGAAACGTCGGCCACGTCGCCTTACGCGCCGGCGCGGGCGTTCTATGACCGGCAGGACTATCAGATCGTCGCCCGCATCCCCGACTATTACTCCGACGGCGACGAGATGCTGATGTACCGCAAGCTAGTCGCTAGCTGCTAGTTCCGCGATTCCCCCGTTTCATTGTAGAATACGCGCGATTGTCGAGCCTTTCCTAAGATCGCCTCGGACTGGAGCGCGTGCAACCGGTTCTCAACTTCGTCAGCGGTATTGCTATCTGGCTGTATATCGTCAGCGCCATCATCTTCCTGGTGGCGGTGCGCTTCTGGTGGGGCGCGCGTCGCGATGTGCGCAATACCATTTATGGGCTCGAGAAAGAGTCTGCGACCGATCGGGCGTGGGGCGCCATCACGTTTGCGTTGCTGTCGCTGGTGATCGGCGGCGCTGTCTATTACGCCGATGCCAATGCAGACCATCTGCCTCCGGTGGCGCCGCAACGCTCGCCGACCCCGAACCTGGCACTGTTCATCACACCGACGGCGACCGCGCCAGTCCCGACCGCGACCGCCGCCCCGCCGACCCCGACACCGCTGCGCGGTCCGGTGGCCTCGCCGACCCCGAAGCTGACGCTGACCAACACGCCATCGGCGGCGACGAACACGCCGCCGCCGGCCGCCTGCCCGAACCCGTCCGCGCGCATCATTTCGCCGGGCGCGGATGCGCACCTGTTCGGGCCAGTGACCGTGCGCGGCAGCGCGACGATTCCCGAATTTCAATACTACAAGATCGAGTATGGCGTTGGCGAGAACCCGCCCGGCTGGACGGTGATCGGCGATTTGCGCCGGCAGCCGGTCAGCGATGGCGCGCTCGTCACGTTCAATGCCGACGGCTTCGCGCCGGGTGTTTACGGTCTGCGGCTGACGGTCGTCGATCAGCGCGGAAATTTTCCGGTGACCCCCTGCGTGGTCCGGGTGTTCTTCGGGCAGTAATCGCATTTGGCGCATTGCAGAATTGCGCTAGAATGCGGCAGAGGAGGGAGAACTATGTTCGACGTTGGTGTGCCTGAACTGGTATTGGTTCTGGTGGTGGCCCTGGTCGTATTTGGCCCGGGCAAACTGCCTGAAATTGGCGCGAGCATTGGCAAGGCGATCCGGGAATTCCGTGGCGTCACGCAGTCGATCAGCAACGAAGTCAACGCGGTGACGAATCTCGACCTGC is a window encoding:
- a CDS encoding GNAT family N-acetyltransferase, producing the protein MIQVRPTTRADAEAINRIAASVTVFSAEEVRAVGELLDLFFTDHAQDEFLFISAEDDGRVVGFACYGRIALTARNYELNWIATDPQAGRRGVAAALIGEVERIAREAGARYVNLETSATSPYAPARAFYDRQDYQIVARIPDYYSDGDEMLMYRKLVASC